Below is a window of Methylosinus sp. PW1 DNA.
CTCGCTCGACCTGCTGAAGGCCGAAGGCCATCCGATGATCTCGCAATCGCTGCGCGATCTCGTCAGCGCCAAGGCCGAGGCCGACGATGTTCTGGTGGTGAAGCTGGCGCCCGGCCGCGCCCGCGATCTGCCGATCATCGTCGCCAGCCAGCCGATCTTCTCCAAGGCCTATTACACCAAGCACAAGTTCAACGAGACGACGCTCGAGCCGCCGCTCGGCTCCTCCTCCTATAAGATCGGCGCGATCGATCCGGGCCGCTTCATCTCCTTCCAGCGCGTGCCGGACTATTGGGCGAAGGATTTGCCGGTCAATGTCGGCCAGGCCAATTTCGACACGATACGCTTCGATTATTACGGCGACCGCAATGTCGCTTTCGAGGCCTTCAAGGCCGGCGCCTTCACCGTGCATGAGGAATTCACCTCGGCAATATGGGCGACGGGCTACGACTTCCCCGCCTTTCGCGACGGGCGCGTGAAGCGCGAGGAAATTCCCGATTACAACATATCGGGAACGCAGGGCTGGTTCATGAACATACGCCGGCCGGTGTTCGCCGATCCGCGCGTGCGCAAGGCGCTCGGCTACGCATTCGATTTCGAATGGACCAATCATAATCTGATGTATGACTCGTATAAGCGCACGAGCTCCTATTTCGAGAATTCCGATCTCGAGGCCGTCGGCGTTCCGACGCCTGCCGAACTCGCTCTGCTCGAGCCATTCCGCGATCGTCTGCCTAAGGACGTCTTCGAGGCGCCGTTCCAGCCGCCGGTGTCGGACGGCTCGGGACAGGATCGCAATCTCTTGCGCAAGGCCGTCGATCTTTTGACCGAGGCCGGCTGCACGCGCAAGGACGGCCTGCTGCGCCTGCCCGACGGCAAGCCGCTCGAGTTCGAGTTCCTCTACAACACCAGCATGTTCGAGCGGCACACGCAGCCCTTCATCAAGAATCTGAAGCTGATCGGCGTCAACGCCCGCATGCGCATCGTGGACGCGGCGCAATACAAATCCCGCATCGACGATCATGATTACGACGTCATCATGGAGCGCGTGCGCATCGCCTATTCGCCGGGCGAGGAGCTGCGCATCATGTTCGGCTCCGAGGCGGCGCGCACCAAGGGCTCGCAAAATGTCATCGGCGTCGCCGATCCCGTCGTCGACGCGCTCATCGAGAAAGCGCTGGTCGCCAATTCGCGCGAGGAGCTGGCCGCCATCTGCCGCGCGCTGGACCGCGTGCTGATCGCCGGCCAATATTGGATTCCGCATTACTACAAGCCGACGCATTGGATCGCCCATTGGGACGTGTTCGGCCGCCCGGAGCGCTATCCGCGCTTCGACACGGGCATAGCCGCGACATGGTGGTGGGACGACGCCAAGGCGCGCAAGATCAATTACGCGGGGCGCTGAACCACTATGGCGGCTTACATTCTGCGACGCTTGCTGCTGATGATCCCGACGATCCTCGGCATCATGCTCATCTCCTTCGCCATTGTGCAATTCGCCCCCGGCGGTCCCGTCGAGCGCGTCATCGCGCAGCTGCAGGGCTATGACATGGGCGCGACCTCGCGCTTTTCCGGCGGCGGCGGCGATGTCGGCCGCGGCGGCGCGGCGACTCCCGGCGCCGGCGCGGAAGGCGCCTCCAAATATCGCGGCGCGCAGGGGCTCGATCCCAAATTCATCGCCGAGCTGGAAAAGCAGTTCGGCTTCGACAAGCCGGCCTGGGAACGCTTCCTGCTGATGGTGAAGAATTACGCCGTCTTCGACTTCGGCCGCAGCTATTTTCGCGACGAGAGCGTGCTGAAGCTCATCGGCGAGAAGCTGCCCGTGTCAATGTCGCTCGGCCTATGGATGACGCTCATCTCCTATTCCGTCTCCATCCCGCTCGGCATCGCCAAAGCGGTGCGCGACGGCGAGCGTTTCGATTCTTGGACGTCCAATCTCATCATCATCGGCTATGCGATTCCGAGCTTCCTCTTCGCAATGCTGCTCATCGTGCTCTTCGCCGGCGGCTCCTTCTGGCAGATTTTTCCATTGCGCGGCCTCGTCTCGGAGAATTTCTCCGAGCTGTCGCTGCCGGCCAAGGTCGGCGATTATCTCTGGCACATCTGCCTGCCCGTGCTCGCCATGACGCTCGGCGCCTTCGCGACGCAGACCTTTCTGACCAAGAACTCCTTCTTGGACGAAATCCGCAAGCAATATGTGCAGACGGCGCGCATGAAGGGCCTCACCGAGAACCGCGTGCTCTACGGCCATGTGTTCCGCAACGCCATGCTCATCGTCGTCTCCGGCTTTCCGGGCGCCTTCGTGCATGCGTTCCTGACCGGCTCCGTGCTCATAGAGACGATCTTCTCGCTCGACGGGCTCGGCTATCTCTCCTACGAATCCATCGTCAATCGCGATTATCCGGTGGTGTTCGCCAATCTCTATATTTTCGCGCTGCTGGGCCTCGTGGTGAATCTGCTCTCGGACCTCACCTACACATGGATCGATCCGCGCATCGATTTCGAGACGCGCGAGGTCTGACGCCATGAACGAGACCAGCGCCCCCGCCCCGACGACGAAGCTCGCGCCGGAAATTCCCGGCGGCGGCCTCTTGCGCCTGCGGCCGATCGATCGCCGCCGGCTGCAGAATTTCAAGGCCAATACCAGGGGCTATTGGTCCTTCTGGATATTCATGGCGCTTTTTCTGCTTTCGCTGGCGTCCAACTTCATCGCCAATGACAAGCCCGTGCTCGCCTATTACAAGGGCGAGCTGCTCTTCCCGATCTTCAAAGATTACCCGGAAGAGAAATTCGGCGGCTTTCTCGCGCGCACGGACTATCGCGATCCGACGATCGAGAAAGAGATCGACGCCAATGGCTGGATGATCTGGCCGCCGATACACTATTCCTACGACACGCATAATCTCGATCTGCCGACGCCGGCGCCCTCGCCGCCGACATGGCTGCTCACCAAGGCGCAATGCGAGGCCGCAGCGGCAAAAAAGCTCGGGCCCGACAAAGCGCATCTCGGCTGCTCGGCGATCGAATGGAACTGGCTCGGCACCGACGACCAAGGCCGCGACGTCGTCGCGCGCCTGCTCTATGGCTTCCGCATCTCGGTGCTGTTCGGCCTCATTCTGGCCGGCGTCTCCTCCGTCGTCGGCGTCGCAGCAGGCGCCGTGCAGGGCTTTTTCGGCGGACGCGTCGATCTCGTGTTTCAGCGCTTCATCGAAGTGTGGTCCTCGCTGCCGCAGCTCTATCTGCTCATCATCGTCTCCTCCTTCCTGGCGCCGGGCTTCTTCGTGCTGCTCGGCATATTGCTGCTGTTCTCCTGGGTGTCGCTGGTGCATGTGGTGCGCGCGGAATTTCTGCGCGCGCGCAATTTCGAATATGTGAACGCCGCGCGCGCGCTCGGCCTCTCCAATTTCCGCATCATCACGCGCCATCTTCTGCCCAACGCCACGGTCGCGACCTTGACCTTCCTGCCCTTCGTGCTCAATTCCTCGATCACGACGCTGACATCGCTCGACTTTTTGGGCTTCGGCCTGCCTCCGGGCTCGCCGTCGCTCGGCGAGCTTCTGCTGCAAGGCAAATCCAATCTCCAGGCGCCTTGGCTCGGCCTCACCGGCTTCGTCATCATCGCGCTGATGCTCTCGCTTCTGGTGTTCATCGGCGAAGCCGTGCGCGACGCCTTCGATCCGCGAAAGACCTTCCGGTGAGGCGCCGGCGGCCGGGAAGACTTTGCGGCGCGGAAGTGATAGAATCTGCTCGCGGAAGCGTCGACGCGAGCGCGCCGAATGAGCCGAGCCTGAACCATCGGCTCAGAAAGTCTCGATCGAAATGAACAAGATCATTCGAGAAAACTTTCCCGCGGAAAAGCTCCCGCCGGAGCTGCGCGAAGGTCTCGACCCGAAGGCGAGCGTGACCGTCACCATCGAGACCGAGACCTCGCCGATCGACAGAATGAGCCTCGCCGAGCTGTTCTCCCTGAGACGCGATGTCTTCTCTTCGGCGGAGGAAGCGGCGCGGCATATTCGCTCGCTCCGCGACGAGTGGGACAACTGATCCAGTGCCGTCGCCGCTCCTCTATCTCGACGCGAATGTGTTCGTCGCCGCATTCGAGACATGCGCCGACGAGGCTGGCCCTGCGCAAGAGCTGCTGCTCGCGCTCGCGAGCCGCAATGGCGCGGCCGTGACCAGCGAGCTCACGCTCGCAGAGCTGATCGCTCCGATCCAGCGGCTCCACGCCTTGTCCGTCGGCGAGCGCCGTCGTCTCTATTCCAATGTGCTGGAAAAAAGCCTCGCGGTCGATTTGACGCCCGTCTCACGGCAAGTCCTCGTCAAGACCGCCGAGCTGCGAAGCATCATCGGCTGCAAGCTGCCAGACGCCATTCACATCGTCACGGCGACGGAAGCAGGTTGCGCCTATTTCGTCTCGAACGACATCAGAATAAAGCGCCTGCCGGACGGCCTCCGCCAAGCCCGAACCGATCGCGCGGGCGTCGATGAATTGCTGCGAGCGATTTCCCAATGACACATGCGACGAGCCGCCGCTCATGACCAGTGCCCCCCTCCTCGACGTCCGCGATCTCTCTATCGCCTTCGCGCAAGGCGGCAAGGAGACGCTCGCGGTCGATAAAGTCTCCTTCTCCGTAGAGCGTGGGCGCACGCTGGCGCTCGTCGGCGAATCCGGCTCCGGCAAATCCATCACCGCGCTCTCCATCGTGCGGCTGCTGCCGCCGTCGGCGATTCATCCGTCGGGAAGCATCGACTTTTCCGGCGAGGATATTCTGAAGCTCTCGGACGCCAAGCTGCGCGCCATTCGCGGCGCGAAGATCACCATGGTCTTCCAAGAGCCGATGACCTCGCTCAATCCGCTGCAGACGATCGAGCAGCAGATCGGCGAAATCCTCGAGCTGCATGGCGCGCGCGGCGCGGAAAAAATCCGCGCGCGAGTCGTGGAGCTGCTCGGCGAGGTCGGCATTCCCAATCCATCCGAGCGTCTCACCGCCTTTCCGCATCAATTGTCAGGCGGCCAGCGCCAGCGCGTGATGATCGCGATGGCGCTCGCCAATCGGCCGGACCTGCTCATCGCCGACGAGCCGACGACGGCGCTCGACGTGACCGTGCAAGCGCAGATTCTCGCTCTGCTGGAGCGCGTGCAGAAGACCTATGGCATGGCCATGCTCTTCATCACCCATGATCTCGGCCTGGTGCGGCGCTTCGCCGACGATGTCTGCGTGATGCAGCACGGCCGCATCGTCGAGAAGGGCGATGTCGAGAAAGTCTTCTCCACGCCGGAGCATCCCTACACCAAGGCGCTCCTCGCCGCCGAGCCCAAGGGCTCGCCGCCGGTGGAGGACGAGGACGAGCCGGTGCTCGTCGCCGCCAATGATCTCAAGGTCTGGTTTCCGATCAAGCGCGGCTTCCTGCGCCGCACCGTCGGCCATATCAAGGCGGTGGACGGAGTCACGCTCGCGGTCCGCCGCGGCTCGACGGTCGGCGTCGTCGGCGAATCGGGCTCCGGCAAGACGACGCTCGGCCTCGCGCTGCTGCGGCTCATCCGCTCGGAGGGGCCGATCCTCTATCTGGGCGAGCGCATCGACGCGAAATCGGTCGCAGAAATGCGCCCGCTGCGCCGCGACATGCAGATCGTCTTCCAGGACCCTTACGGCTCGCTGTCGCCGCGCATGTCGATCGCGGAAATCGTCGCCGAGGGCCTCGGCGTGCAGATGAAGGGACTCTCCTTCGAGGAGACGCGCGAGATCGTCGCCAAGGCTCTGGCCGAGACGGGTCTCGACCCCGCCATGATGGACCGCTATCCGCATGAATTCTCGGGCGGCCAGCGCCAGCGCATCGCCATCGCGCGCGCCATTGTGCTGAAGCCGAAATTCATCGTGCTCGACGAGCCGACCTCGGCGCTCGACATGTCCGTGCAGGCGCAGATCGTCGATCTGCTGCGCGAGCTGCAAGCCAAGCACCGCCTCGCCTATCTCTTCATCAGCCATGATCTCAAAGTGGTGAAGTCGCTGGCGGCGCATCTCATCGTCATGCGTCACGGCAAAGTGGTGGAGGAAGGCCCGGCGGTAGACGTCTTCGCCGCGCCCAAGAGCGATTACACGCGCGCCCTCTTCGCCGCCGCCTTCCGCATAGAGGCCGAGCCGCATCAGGGCGATTGAGCCGATGAGAGCCGCGCGCGCAAAAGCCCCGCGCGCACTTGCGGCGAAGCCGCCGCTTCGTCACACTCGGCGGCGACGATTCGAATCCTTTCGAGGCTATTCATGAGCACGCGCGCAAGGGACGCCGCCGATATCATCGGCGCGCGCAATCCTCTGGGGCCGATCGAAACCGCGGTCGTGCTCGGACGCGAATTTCTCACCGCCGCCGATATCGGGGAGCAGGCGGTCGCCATACCCTATTCCGAGCTTCCGGGATTTCCCGAGATCGAGGGCGGCGAGCTTCTGATCGGCCTCGTCGAAGGCGCGCCCATGCTGTTCCTCAAGGGCCGCTCGGAATTCTATGAGAGCGGCGATCCGAGCCTGATGTCCTCGCCGATCGAGACATTGACGCTTTTGAACGTGCGGGCTCTGCTCTCCACTGGCTTCGCCACCTCCACCAACGCCGATTTTCAGCCCTCCTCCATTCTCTCCGTGACCGATCACATCAATTTCAGCGGCCTCAATCCGCTCATCGGCGCAGCGGGTCAGAATTTCGTGAATATGAACGGCGCCTATGACAAAAGGCTGCTACGACGCCTCAAGCAGGCTAGCGCCGGCGCCGGGGTGACGCTGCATGAAGGCGTCTTCATGTGGTTCTCCGGCCCGAGCTATGAGACGCCGGCGGAAGCCAAAATGGCCCGCCTGCTCGGCGCAGACGCGCTCGGCGTGTCGATCGCGCCGGAGGCGATACTCGCCAAGCGTTTCGCTCTGCCTTTCGCGGCCATGGCGGTCATCTCGGATTATGCGACGGGCTTTGCCGGCGGTAATCCGACCTATGATCCGAGCCGCGCCTCCGGCGTCATCGCCCTGCGACGTCTGCTGCGCGCCTATCAAAAGGCAAAATAGAGCCGAGGCATGCGCCGCACGCGGCCGAGCGCGGCGTCACGGCCCTGCCGGCCGTCGGAAGGCGAGGACGCTGGCGTCGAGCAGCTGCACAGTTTTGCCGCGCTGATTGGACGTCACGACGCGCATCTTCACCATTCCGCGATCGTCGCGCGACTTCGACGGCGCAATGCGCAGGATGGTCGCCTCGACACTCAGAAGATCGCCCGGCAGCACAGGCCTCAGCCACTCGACCTCGCCGCCGA
It encodes the following:
- a CDS encoding ABC transporter ATP-binding protein, translated to MTSAPLLDVRDLSIAFAQGGKETLAVDKVSFSVERGRTLALVGESGSGKSITALSIVRLLPPSAIHPSGSIDFSGEDILKLSDAKLRAIRGAKITMVFQEPMTSLNPLQTIEQQIGEILELHGARGAEKIRARVVELLGEVGIPNPSERLTAFPHQLSGGQRQRVMIAMALANRPDLLIADEPTTALDVTVQAQILALLERVQKTYGMAMLFITHDLGLVRRFADDVCVMQHGRIVEKGDVEKVFSTPEHPYTKALLAAEPKGSPPVEDEDEPVLVAANDLKVWFPIKRGFLRRTVGHIKAVDGVTLAVRRGSTVGVVGESGSGKTTLGLALLRLIRSEGPILYLGERIDAKSVAEMRPLRRDMQIVFQDPYGSLSPRMSIAEIVAEGLGVQMKGLSFEETREIVAKALAETGLDPAMMDRYPHEFSGGQRQRIAIARAIVLKPKFIVLDEPTSALDMSVQAQIVDLLRELQAKHRLAYLFISHDLKVVKSLAAHLIVMRHGKVVEEGPAVDVFAAPKSDYTRALFAAAFRIEAEPHQGD
- a CDS encoding microcin C ABC transporter permease YejB; translated protein: MAAYILRRLLLMIPTILGIMLISFAIVQFAPGGPVERVIAQLQGYDMGATSRFSGGGGDVGRGGAATPGAGAEGASKYRGAQGLDPKFIAELEKQFGFDKPAWERFLLMVKNYAVFDFGRSYFRDESVLKLIGEKLPVSMSLGLWMTLISYSVSIPLGIAKAVRDGERFDSWTSNLIIIGYAIPSFLFAMLLIVLFAGGSFWQIFPLRGLVSENFSELSLPAKVGDYLWHICLPVLAMTLGAFATQTFLTKNSFLDEIRKQYVQTARMKGLTENRVLYGHVFRNAMLIVVSGFPGAFVHAFLTGSVLIETIFSLDGLGYLSYESIVNRDYPVVFANLYIFALLGLVVNLLSDLTYTWIDPRIDFETREV
- a CDS encoding type II toxin-antitoxin system VapC family toxin, with protein sequence MPSPLLYLDANVFVAAFETCADEAGPAQELLLALASRNGAAVTSELTLAELIAPIQRLHALSVGERRRLYSNVLEKSLAVDLTPVSRQVLVKTAELRSIIGCKLPDAIHIVTATEAGCAYFVSNDIRIKRLPDGLRQARTDRAGVDELLRAISQ
- a CDS encoding extracellular solute-binding protein; amino-acid sequence: MAETRNFLPVTRRRALAALSSLAGVALPGWAVRPAFAEAAPGETESHGLSIFGELAEPADFPHFAYVNPKAPKGGTLVMEPPPPEKNSYDSLNPYILRGNPAAGVGLIYDTLLAGSLDERDALYGLVAKKVRISADKLTYTFFLRKEARFHDGSPLTAHDVAFSLDLLKAEGHPMISQSLRDLVSAKAEADDVLVVKLAPGRARDLPIIVASQPIFSKAYYTKHKFNETTLEPPLGSSSYKIGAIDPGRFISFQRVPDYWAKDLPVNVGQANFDTIRFDYYGDRNVAFEAFKAGAFTVHEEFTSAIWATGYDFPAFRDGRVKREEIPDYNISGTQGWFMNIRRPVFADPRVRKALGYAFDFEWTNHNLMYDSYKRTSSYFENSDLEAVGVPTPAELALLEPFRDRLPKDVFEAPFQPPVSDGSGQDRNLLRKAVDLLTEAGCTRKDGLLRLPDGKPLEFEFLYNTSMFERHTQPFIKNLKLIGVNARMRIVDAAQYKSRIDDHDYDVIMERVRIAYSPGEELRIMFGSEAARTKGSQNVIGVADPVVDALIEKALVANSREELAAICRALDRVLIAGQYWIPHYYKPTHWIAHWDVFGRPERYPRFDTGIAATWWWDDAKARKINYAGR
- a CDS encoding ABC transporter permease → MNETSAPAPTTKLAPEIPGGGLLRLRPIDRRRLQNFKANTRGYWSFWIFMALFLLSLASNFIANDKPVLAYYKGELLFPIFKDYPEEKFGGFLARTDYRDPTIEKEIDANGWMIWPPIHYSYDTHNLDLPTPAPSPPTWLLTKAQCEAAAAKKLGPDKAHLGCSAIEWNWLGTDDQGRDVVARLLYGFRISVLFGLILAGVSSVVGVAAGAVQGFFGGRVDLVFQRFIEVWSSLPQLYLLIIVSSFLAPGFFVLLGILLLFSWVSLVHVVRAEFLRARNFEYVNAARALGLSNFRIITRHLLPNATVATLTFLPFVLNSSITTLTSLDFLGFGLPPGSPSLGELLLQGKSNLQAPWLGLTGFVIIALMLSLLVFIGEAVRDAFDPRKTFR
- a CDS encoding purine-nucleoside phosphorylase gives rise to the protein MSTRARDAADIIGARNPLGPIETAVVLGREFLTAADIGEQAVAIPYSELPGFPEIEGGELLIGLVEGAPMLFLKGRSEFYESGDPSLMSSPIETLTLLNVRALLSTGFATSTNADFQPSSILSVTDHINFSGLNPLIGAAGQNFVNMNGAYDKRLLRRLKQASAGAGVTLHEGVFMWFSGPSYETPAEAKMARLLGADALGVSIAPEAILAKRFALPFAAMAVISDYATGFAGGNPTYDPSRASGVIALRRLLRAYQKAK